One window of the Colletotrichum lupini chromosome 9, complete sequence genome contains the following:
- a CDS encoding calcium-translocating P-type ATPase, which produces MTDEITAAAPRQPDTGQAPSQDPFSKQFAQQLEDNSKELDLRDDTVIEDNRFAFTPTQLHKLITARNLSALRRFGGLPGLAAGLRTDLAAGLSVDETSLDGTISFEEAVTAGEAHRAAAITPQPPTTQHKHGIKLDLDLIQHEAQGYTDRRRIYGENRLPKRKQKSFLRLAWIAFNDKLMFLLTISATISLALGIYETVDASDDEPNIQWVDGVTVVVAILVIVFASAATDWQKNARFAKLNERKEQRDVKVIRSGKTQNISVYDVQVGEIMHIETGDVVAVDGVLVQGSGIQVDESSLSGESELVHKNVPSESDIRNRKAHRSSATDPFILSGTTVSGGVGAYLVTSVGTNSTYGRTLMSLREDVEETPLQQKLGKLAKQLITFGAIAGIIFFLILFIRFLVGLPTMRGTASEKAETFFKLLILAVTVVVITVPEGLALAVTLALAFATTRMLKDKNLVRLIRSCEIMGNATCICSDKTGTLTQNSMTVVTGRIGLHERFGDAPREISKDDVKKDLSTDDASDQEHPKALLESLSGDVRALMKNSIALNTTSFESDNPNDAGFVGTSTETALLRFSREFFAMGPLSEERANNEIVDMFPFDASRKWMAVMSKLPGGKYRLLVKGAAEVVFDQCANVLKEPKTGLSVQRVTIEIRDDLRSTIRDYAKQMLRPIVIAYKDVDAPFETPDDPDSIKFEKHFADMTFIGVFGIRDPLRPEVLDSVRQCQEAGVFVRMVTGDNFLTAKAIASECGIYSAGGLAMDGPTFRKLTPAQLDLVIPRLQVLARSSPEDKLLLVSHLKKMGETVAVTGDGTNDALALKAADVGFAMGIQGTEVAKEAASIILLDDNFASIVKALVWGRTVNTAVKKFLQFQFTINITAGTLTVVSELAGDSIFTVVQLLFINLIMDIFASLGLATDYPSPDFLKRRPEPRTAPIVNITMWKMILGQAIYQLAVMFTLHYAGDQLFHPTTTAEREALQTMIFNIYVWMQFFNQHNCRRVDNKLNIWYQGVLRNPWFIGVQCATLAGQMIIIWKGGQAFDTRPLNGAQWGWSMLFGVLVIPLGALIRQVPDELVYGFFQAVKRGFLGTVHVLSKVLPTKWRKKAEEEVEDMGAAQSWVLQTGAALLRPMNYEWGSSTPPPGSKLAGRVSSIPAAQREALIRAAKAGTGDNEIDVPALIDAARCAKVELSYGLEVHPDTLVEDPILLTSIGVDGKKCPPSQDPEILRHFAHALTAQRSEVQYCFVFPVGGTLISYRRMYALFWSSHLARVLLNATDCILVVEDYIRADRILRRIAAITEGIRPAGSAGLCDWPILSRPSQGESHFWESFCMKMTMLHSFDLFAIEIHLLTSKSSASSSFPFIKVAMKWNTFAVVVAIAARKSAAHATFQQLWCARLPQSNSPVTNLAGNEVRCNVGGTSGVNAKCPVKAGGTVTIEMHQQNGDRSCKNEAIGGAHYGPVIVYLSKVDNAATADGSAGWFKIFQDGWSAKSGSGSGDDDNWGTKDLNTCCGKMDIPISKDIADGDYLLRAEVIALHAAGPSGGAQLYMTCFQLSVSGGTGTAKPATVSFPGAYKASDPGIAVNIHAKLSGYTVPGPAVASIGTTKTAGSGCSGCASTCDAAKGPVGTALPISPVGGGGTSPGTGSPPSCTVQKYAQCGGQGWTGCTTCAVSYHLLVFESHFQAFKLTTIYSLQSGSTCQGVSAPYYYQCA; this is translated from the exons CTGGCTTGCGGACAGATCTCGCCGCCGGGCTCAGTGTAGACGAGACAAGCCTCGATGGCACAATATCGTTCGAAGAAGCTGTTACCGCAGGAGAGGCACACCGGGCTGCCGCAATCACGCCTCAACCTCCGACAACACAACACAAGCACGGTATCAAGTTGGACCTGGACCTGATTCAACATGAGGCCCAGGGCTATACAGACCGGAGACGTATATATGGCGAAAACAGGCTCCCGAAACGAAAGCAAAAATCGTTTCTGAGGCTTGCATGGATCGCGTTCAACGACAAGCTCATGTTCCTCCTCACGATCTCAGCTACGATCTCTCTGGCGCTTGGCATCTACGAAACGGTAGATGCATCCGATGACGAGCCGAACATCCAATGGGTCGATGGTGTCACCGTTGTTGTAGCTATTCTGGTAATTGTGTTCGCCAGTGCTGCTACGGACTGGCAAAAGAACGCCAGGTTCGCTAAGCTCAATGAGAGGAAGGAGCAGAGAGATGTCAAAGTCATACGGTCCGGTAAGACCCAGAACATCTCTGTATACGACGTGCAGGTTGGAGAAATCATGCACATTGAGACTGGAGATGTCGTTGCCGTCGATGGAGTACTTGTTCAGGGCTCCGGTATCCAGGTCGACGAGTCCTCCCTCTCGGGCGAGTCTGAACTCGTGCACAAGAACGTTCCCAGCGAGAGTGATATCCGCAACCGAAAAGCTCACAGATCTTCGGCCACTGACCCCTTCATCCTCAGCGGCACGACAGTCTCCGGTGGTGTCGGTGCGTACCTCGTGACATCGGTAGGAACCAACTCGACGTATGGCCGGACCTTGATGTCGTTGAGAGAGGATGTCGAGGAAACTCCTCTGCAGCAGAAGCTGGGAAAGTTGGCAAAGCAACTCATTACGTTTGGTGCGATTGCCGGCATCATCTTCTTCCTCATCCTGTTCATCCGCTTCCTCGTTGGGCTCCCAACCATGAGAGGAACTGCCTCTGAAAAGGCCGAGACCTTCTTCAAACTCTTGATCCTAGCCGTCACTGTCGTCGTGATCACCGTGCCCGAAGGTCTAGCCCTCGCCGTCACCCTTGCTCTCGCTTTTGCCACGACCAGAATGCTCAAGGACAAGAACCTCGTCCGCCTCATCCGTTCCTGTGAGATCATGGGTAATGCCACATGCATCTGCTCAGATAAGACAGGAACATTGACGCAGAACAGCATGACGGTCGTCACTGGCAGAATCGGACTCCATGAACGTTTCGGTGACGCGCCAAGAGAAATCAGCAAGGACGATGTGAAGAAAGACCTGAGCACCGATGATGCCTCGGACCAGGAACACCCCAAAGCCTTGCTGGAATCCTTGAGCGGCGATGTGAGAGCGCTGATGAAGAATAGCATCGCGCTGAATACCACGTCATTCGAGAGCGATAATCCGAACGATGCTGGCTTCGTGGGGACGAGCACCGAGACTGCTCTGCTCAGGTTCAGCCGCGAGTTCTTTGCCATGGGGCCACTTAGCGAGGAGAGGGCAAACAACGAGATTGTCGACATGTTCCCTTTTGACGCGTCGCGGAAGTGGATGGCGGTCATGTCAAAGCTGCCCGGTGGGAAATACCGACTTCTCGTCAAAGGGGCGGCCGAGGTCGTCTTTGACCAGTGTGCCAACGTCCTCAAGGAACCGAAGACCGGCCTCTCCGTACAGCGTGTCACGATCGAGATACGAGATGACCTGCGATCGACGATCCGCGACTACGCCAAGCAGATGCTCCGACCTATTGTCATCGCCTACAAAGACGTTGACGCACCATTTGAAACACCAGATGACCCCGACTCCATCAAATTCGAGAAGCACTTTGCCGACATGACGTTCATCGGCGTTTTTGGAATTCGTGATCCCCTTAGACCCGAGGTCCTCGACTCCGTGCGTCAGTGCCAGGAGGCCGGGGTGTTTGTGCGAATGGTCACCGGAGACAACTTTCTGACGGCAAAGGCTATCGCATCAGAGTGCGGCATCTATTCAGCCGGCGGCTTGGCTATGGATGGGCCGACGTTCCGGAAGCTGACCCCCGCCCAGCTGGATCTGGTTATTCCGCGGCTCCAGGTGTTGGCGAGATCTAGCCCGGAAGATAAGCTCCTCCTCGTATCCCATCTGAAAAAAATGGGCGAGACGGTTGCTGTGACTGGCGATGGCACCAATGACGCGTTGGCTCTCAAGGCGGCGGATGTAGGCTTTGCTATGGGCATCCAAGGAACCGAGGTTGCTAAAGAAGCTGCGTCTATTATTCTGCTCGACGATAACTTTGCCTCGATTGTGAAGGCGTTGGTATGGGGTCGCACGGTGAATACAGCTGTGAAGAAGTTCCTTCAA TTCCAATTCACAATTAACATCACTGCTGGCACTCTGACTGTTGTCTCCGAGTTGGCAGGAGACTCCATTTTCACCGTCGTTCAACTGCTCTTCATCAACCTCATCATGGATATCTTCGCCTCGCTCGGTCTGGCCACCGATTACCCCTCACCAGACTTCCTCAAACGCAGGCCGGAGCCACGTACAGCACCCATTGTCAATATTACAATGTGGAAGATGATCCTAGGCCAGGCAATCTACCAGCTTGCAGTCATGTTCACCCTCCACTACGCAGGAGACCAACTCTTCCACCCCACCACAACCGCGGAGCGCGAGGCACTGCAGACTATGATCTTCAACATCTACGTCTGGATGCAGTTCTTCAATCAGCACAACTGCCGTCGTGTCGATAACAAGCTCAATATCTGGTATCAAGGCGTCCTTCGAAACCCATGGTTCATCGGCGTGCAATGCGCCACCTTGGCCGGGCAAATGATCATCATATGGAAGGGTGGTCAGGCATTCGACACCCGCCCCCTTAATGGTGCGCAATGGGGTTGGTCGATGCTGTTCGGTGTTCTTGTAATTCCCCTGGGCGCTTTGATACGCCAAGTCCCTGACGAGTTAGTCTACGGCTTCTTCCAAGCCGTCAAGCGAGGCTTCCTCGGCACGGTACACGTCCTTTCCAAGGTTCTCCCAACGAAGTGGCGGAAGAAGGCCGAGGAGGAAGTCGAGGACATGGGGGCGGCGCAGAGCTGGGTACTACAGACGGGCGCGGCGCTGCTGCGGCCGATGAACTATGAATGGGGCAGCTCGACCCCACCGCCAGGCTCCAAGCTTGCGGGAAGGGTGTCGAGTATACCTGCTGCACAGAGAGAGGCTCTGATTCGTGCTGCAAAGGCGGGCACTGGGGACAATGAGATTGATGTGCCTGCGCTCATCGATGCGGCGCGTTGCGCCAAGGTGGAGTTGTCTTATGGCCTAGAGGTCCATCCAGATACTTTGGTGGAGGACCCGATCTTACTGACTTCTATTGGGGTTGATGGGAAGAAGTGCCCGCCGAGCCAGGATCCGGAGATCTTGCG CCACTTCGCTCACGCGTTGACGGCTCAGAGGTCAGAAGTCCAGTACTGTTTTGTTTTCCCGGTGGGTGGCACATTAATATCATACCGACGCATGTATGCTC TCTTCTGGTCGTCACATCTGGCTCGGGTGCTCCTCAACGCAACCGACTGCATCCTAGTAGTTGAAGATTACATCAG AGCCGATCGCATCCTGCGTCGCATTGCGGCGATCACGGAAGGTATCAGGCCGGCGGGTTCTGCCG GACTTTGTGACTGGCCAATACTTTC ACGGCCTAGCCAGGGCGA AAGCCATTTTTGGGAGTCCTTTTGCATGAAGATGACAATGCTTCAT TCATTTGATCTCTTCGCAATCGAAATACACTTATTGACCTCGAAGTCATCCGCGTCATCGTCTTTTCCATTCATCAAAGTAGCCATGAAGTGGAACACCTTCGCCGTGGTCGTAGCAATCGCGGCCAGAAAAAGTGCCGCTCATGCCACTTTCCAACAACTCTGG TGTGCAAGATTGCCCCAAAGCAACTCGCCCGTCACCAATCTCGCCGGTAACGAAGTCAGATGCAACGTCGGCGGAACAAGCGGCGTAAACGCCAAATGCCCTGTCAAGGCCGGTGGAACGGTCACCATTGAGATGCATCAG CAAAACGGCGACAGAAGCTGCAAGAATGAAGCCATCGGCGGCGCGCACTACGGGCCGGTCATAGTCTACCTCAGCAAAGTCGACAACGCCGCCACAGCCGACGGTTCTGCTGGCTGGTTCAAGATCTTCCAAGACGGCTGGTCCGCCAAATCCGGCTCCGGCTCCGGCGATGACGATAATTGGGGCACCAAAGATCTCAACACCTGCTGCGGCAAGATGGATATCCCGATCAGCAAAGATATCGCCGACGGCGACTACCTTCTCCGGGCGGAAGTCATTGCTCTCCATGCTGCCGGGCCTTCAGGCGGAGCGCAGCTCTATATGACGTGCTTCCAGCTTTCGGTCTCGGGCGGTACGGGGACGGCGAAACCCGCGACAGTCAGCTTCCCCGGTGCGTACAAGGCGAGCGATCCCGGAATTGCTGTCAACATCCATGCAAAGCTGTCTGGATATACGGTCCCCGGTCCTGCTGTCGCTTCGATCGGGACTACGAAGACGGCAGGTTCTGGATGCAGTGGTTGCGCATCTACGTGCGATGCTGCCAAAGGACCTGTCGGCACGGCGCTTCCTATATCACCTGTCGGTGGAGGAGGTACGTCTCCTGGCACTGGAAGCCCGCCGTCGTGTACTGTTCAGAAGTATGCGCAGTGTGGTGGTCAGGGTTGGACGGGATGCACCACCTGTGCCGTAAGTTACCACCTTCTCGTGTTCGAGTCCCATTTCCAGGCCTTCAAGCTAACGACTATCTACTCCCTACAGTCAGGTTCAACTTGCCAGGGTGTCTCGGCGCCATACTACTATCAGTGTGCTTAG